A section of the Thunnus albacares chromosome 6, fThuAlb1.1, whole genome shotgun sequence genome encodes:
- the sh3bgr gene encoding SH3 domain-binding glutamic acid-rich protein isoform X10, protein MVIKVFLASSSGSTAIKKKQQDVVGFLEALKVDYTQLDIACNEENRMWMRQNVPEEKKPANGIPLPPQIFNEESYCGDYETFFDAKEDNTVYSFLGLPPPPGSKEAQQADKADIVENGTHTEETNAEENLDDSTEVPVEERNGDADAEEEQAQAADEEEGEEVAEAETAEDEAAEGETAGDEEPAEEEEEEEEEEEAVEETDEVTEDTQAHVEEEEEQEEEDLQSEEEEEDLEETQQEEAAE, encoded by the exons ATCAAGAAGAAGCAGCAAGATGTGGTCGGCTTCTTGGAGGCTCTTAAAGTGGACTACACTCAGCTGGACATCGCCTGCAATGAGGAGAACCGCATGTGGATGAGGCAGAATGTCCCTGAGGAGAAGAAGCCCGCCAACGGCATCCCCTTGCCCCCCCAGATCTTCAATGAAGAGAGCTACTGTGGG GACTATGAAACATTCTTCGATGCTAAGGAAGACAACACTGTTTATTCCTTCCTGGGGCTGCCCCCTCCTCctgggtcaaag GAAGCACAACAAGCTGACAAGGCAGACATTGTGGAGAACGGGACCCATACTGAGGAAACTAATGCAGAAGAAAACCTTGATGACTCAACA GAGGTTCCAGTGGAGGAACGTAACGGGGATGCAGacgcagaggaggagcaggcaCAGGCAGCTGATGAGGAGGAAGGTGAGGAGGTAGCAGAAGCAGAGACTGCAGAAGATGAAGCTGCGGAAGGCGAAACAGCAGGAGACGAGGAACccgcagaggaggaggaggaggaggaggaggaggaggaggcagtgGAAGAAACAGACGAGGTCACAGAAGACACA caggCCCAtgtagaagaggaagaagaacag GAGGAAGAGGATTTGCAGTCAGAG gaagaagaagaagacttgGAAGAAACACAG caGGAGGAAGCGGCTGAGTAG
- the sh3bgr gene encoding SH3 domain-binding glutamic acid-rich protein isoform X6 has translation MVIKVFLASSSGSTAIKKKQQDVVGFLEALKVDYTQLDIACNEENRMWMRQNVPEEKKPANGIPLPPQIFNEESYCGDYETFFDAKEDNTVYSFLGLPPPPGSKEAQQADKADIVENGTHTEETNAEENLDDSTEVPVEERNGDADAEEEQAQAADEEEGEEVAEAETAEDEAAEGETAGDEEPAEEEEEEEEEEEAVEETDEVTEDTQAHVEEEEEQEEEDLQSEEEEELRQLEEEEEDLEETQQEEAAE, from the exons ATCAAGAAGAAGCAGCAAGATGTGGTCGGCTTCTTGGAGGCTCTTAAAGTGGACTACACTCAGCTGGACATCGCCTGCAATGAGGAGAACCGCATGTGGATGAGGCAGAATGTCCCTGAGGAGAAGAAGCCCGCCAACGGCATCCCCTTGCCCCCCCAGATCTTCAATGAAGAGAGCTACTGTGGG GACTATGAAACATTCTTCGATGCTAAGGAAGACAACACTGTTTATTCCTTCCTGGGGCTGCCCCCTCCTCctgggtcaaag GAAGCACAACAAGCTGACAAGGCAGACATTGTGGAGAACGGGACCCATACTGAGGAAACTAATGCAGAAGAAAACCTTGATGACTCAACA GAGGTTCCAGTGGAGGAACGTAACGGGGATGCAGacgcagaggaggagcaggcaCAGGCAGCTGATGAGGAGGAAGGTGAGGAGGTAGCAGAAGCAGAGACTGCAGAAGATGAAGCTGCGGAAGGCGAAACAGCAGGAGACGAGGAACccgcagaggaggaggaggaggaggaggaggaggaggaggcagtgGAAGAAACAGACGAGGTCACAGAAGACACA caggCCCAtgtagaagaggaagaagaacag GAGGAAGAGGATTTGCAGTCAGAG GAGGAAGAAGAGCTACGACAGCTTGAG gaagaagaagaagacttgGAAGAAACACAG caGGAGGAAGCGGCTGAGTAG
- the sh3bgr gene encoding SH3 domain-binding glutamic acid-rich protein isoform X4 produces MVIKVFLASSSGSTAIKKKQQDVVGFLEALKVDYTQLDIACNEENRMWMRQNVPEEKKPANGIPLPPQIFNEESYCGDYETFFDAKEDNTVYSFLGLPPPPGSKEAQQADKADIVENGTHTEETNAEENLDDSTEVPVEERNGDADAEEEQAQAADEEEGEEVAEAETAEDEAAEGETAGDEEPAEEEEEEEEEEEAVEETDEVTEDTQAHVEEEEEQEEEDLQSEEEEELRQLEEQDQQGSEEEEEDLEETQQEEAAE; encoded by the exons ATCAAGAAGAAGCAGCAAGATGTGGTCGGCTTCTTGGAGGCTCTTAAAGTGGACTACACTCAGCTGGACATCGCCTGCAATGAGGAGAACCGCATGTGGATGAGGCAGAATGTCCCTGAGGAGAAGAAGCCCGCCAACGGCATCCCCTTGCCCCCCCAGATCTTCAATGAAGAGAGCTACTGTGGG GACTATGAAACATTCTTCGATGCTAAGGAAGACAACACTGTTTATTCCTTCCTGGGGCTGCCCCCTCCTCctgggtcaaag GAAGCACAACAAGCTGACAAGGCAGACATTGTGGAGAACGGGACCCATACTGAGGAAACTAATGCAGAAGAAAACCTTGATGACTCAACA GAGGTTCCAGTGGAGGAACGTAACGGGGATGCAGacgcagaggaggagcaggcaCAGGCAGCTGATGAGGAGGAAGGTGAGGAGGTAGCAGAAGCAGAGACTGCAGAAGATGAAGCTGCGGAAGGCGAAACAGCAGGAGACGAGGAACccgcagaggaggaggaggaggaggaggaggaggaggaggcagtgGAAGAAACAGACGAGGTCACAGAAGACACA caggCCCAtgtagaagaggaagaagaacag GAGGAAGAGGATTTGCAGTCAGAG GAGGAAGAAGAGCTACGACAGCTTGAG GAGCAAGATCAACAAGGCAGTGAG gaagaagaagaagacttgGAAGAAACACAG caGGAGGAAGCGGCTGAGTAG
- the sh3bgr gene encoding SH3 domain-binding glutamic acid-rich protein isoform X25: protein MVIKVFLASSSGSTAIKKKQQDVVGFLEALKVDYTQLDIACNEENRMWMRQNVPEEKKPANGIPLPPQIFNEESYCGDYETFFDAKEDNTVYSFLGLPPPPGSKEAQQADKADIVENGTHTEETNAEENLDDSTAHVEEEEEQEEEELRQLEEQDQQGSEEEEEDLEETQQEEAAE from the exons ATCAAGAAGAAGCAGCAAGATGTGGTCGGCTTCTTGGAGGCTCTTAAAGTGGACTACACTCAGCTGGACATCGCCTGCAATGAGGAGAACCGCATGTGGATGAGGCAGAATGTCCCTGAGGAGAAGAAGCCCGCCAACGGCATCCCCTTGCCCCCCCAGATCTTCAATGAAGAGAGCTACTGTGGG GACTATGAAACATTCTTCGATGCTAAGGAAGACAACACTGTTTATTCCTTCCTGGGGCTGCCCCCTCCTCctgggtcaaag GAAGCACAACAAGCTGACAAGGCAGACATTGTGGAGAACGGGACCCATACTGAGGAAACTAATGCAGAAGAAAACCTTGATGACTCAACA gCCCAtgtagaagaggaagaagaacag GAGGAAGAAGAGCTACGACAGCTTGAG GAGCAAGATCAACAAGGCAGTGAG gaagaagaagaagacttgGAAGAAACACAG caGGAGGAAGCGGCTGAGTAG
- the sh3bgr gene encoding SH3 domain-binding glutamic acid-rich protein isoform X1, protein MVIKVFLASSSGSTAIKKKQQDVVGFLEALKVDYTQLDIACNEENRMWMRQNVPEEKKPANGIPLPPQIFNEESYCGDYETFFDAKEDNTVYSFLGLPPPPGSKEAQQADKADIVENGTHTEETNAEENLDDSTEVPVEERNGDADAEEEQAQAADEEEGEEVAEAETAEDEAAEGETAGDEEPAEEEEEEEEEEEAVEETDEVTEDTQAHVEEEEEQEEEDLQSEEEEELRQLEEQDQQGSEEEEEAEVQEEEEEDLEETQQEEAAE, encoded by the exons ATCAAGAAGAAGCAGCAAGATGTGGTCGGCTTCTTGGAGGCTCTTAAAGTGGACTACACTCAGCTGGACATCGCCTGCAATGAGGAGAACCGCATGTGGATGAGGCAGAATGTCCCTGAGGAGAAGAAGCCCGCCAACGGCATCCCCTTGCCCCCCCAGATCTTCAATGAAGAGAGCTACTGTGGG GACTATGAAACATTCTTCGATGCTAAGGAAGACAACACTGTTTATTCCTTCCTGGGGCTGCCCCCTCCTCctgggtcaaag GAAGCACAACAAGCTGACAAGGCAGACATTGTGGAGAACGGGACCCATACTGAGGAAACTAATGCAGAAGAAAACCTTGATGACTCAACA GAGGTTCCAGTGGAGGAACGTAACGGGGATGCAGacgcagaggaggagcaggcaCAGGCAGCTGATGAGGAGGAAGGTGAGGAGGTAGCAGAAGCAGAGACTGCAGAAGATGAAGCTGCGGAAGGCGAAACAGCAGGAGACGAGGAACccgcagaggaggaggaggaggaggaggaggaggaggaggcagtgGAAGAAACAGACGAGGTCACAGAAGACACA caggCCCAtgtagaagaggaagaagaacag GAGGAAGAGGATTTGCAGTCAGAG GAGGAAGAAGAGCTACGACAGCTTGAG GAGCAAGATCAACAAGGCAGTGAG gaagaagaagaggctgAAGTACAAGAG gaagaagaagaagacttgGAAGAAACACAG caGGAGGAAGCGGCTGAGTAG
- the sh3bgr gene encoding SH3 domain-binding glutamic acid-rich protein isoform X12, producing the protein MVIKVFLASSSGSTAIKKKQQDVVGFLEALKVDYTQLDIACNEENRMWMRQNVPEEKKPANGIPLPPQIFNEESYCGDYETFFDAKEDNTVYSFLGLPPPPGSKEAQQADKADIVENGTHTEETNAEENLDDSTEVPVEERNGDADAEEEQAQAADEEEGEEVAEAETAEDEAAEGETAGDEEPAEEEEEEEEEEEAVEETDEVTEDTQAHVEEEEEQEEEDLQSEEEEELRQLEQEEAAE; encoded by the exons ATCAAGAAGAAGCAGCAAGATGTGGTCGGCTTCTTGGAGGCTCTTAAAGTGGACTACACTCAGCTGGACATCGCCTGCAATGAGGAGAACCGCATGTGGATGAGGCAGAATGTCCCTGAGGAGAAGAAGCCCGCCAACGGCATCCCCTTGCCCCCCCAGATCTTCAATGAAGAGAGCTACTGTGGG GACTATGAAACATTCTTCGATGCTAAGGAAGACAACACTGTTTATTCCTTCCTGGGGCTGCCCCCTCCTCctgggtcaaag GAAGCACAACAAGCTGACAAGGCAGACATTGTGGAGAACGGGACCCATACTGAGGAAACTAATGCAGAAGAAAACCTTGATGACTCAACA GAGGTTCCAGTGGAGGAACGTAACGGGGATGCAGacgcagaggaggagcaggcaCAGGCAGCTGATGAGGAGGAAGGTGAGGAGGTAGCAGAAGCAGAGACTGCAGAAGATGAAGCTGCGGAAGGCGAAACAGCAGGAGACGAGGAACccgcagaggaggaggaggaggaggaggaggaggaggaggcagtgGAAGAAACAGACGAGGTCACAGAAGACACA caggCCCAtgtagaagaggaagaagaacag GAGGAAGAGGATTTGCAGTCAGAG GAGGAAGAAGAGCTACGACAGCTTGAG caGGAGGAAGCGGCTGAGTAG
- the sh3bgr gene encoding SH3 domain-binding glutamic acid-rich protein isoform X8 gives MVIKVFLASSSGSTAIKKKQQDVVGFLEALKVDYTQLDIACNEENRMWMRQNVPEEKKPANGIPLPPQIFNEESYCGDYETFFDAKEDNTVYSFLGLPPPPGSKEAQQADKADIVENGTHTEETNAEENLDDSTEVPVEERNGDADAEEEQAQAADEEEGEEVAEAETAEDEAAEGETAGDEEPAEEEEEEEEEEEAVEETDEVTEDTQAHVEEEEEQEEEDLQSEEEEELRQLEEEEEAEVQEQEEAAE, from the exons ATCAAGAAGAAGCAGCAAGATGTGGTCGGCTTCTTGGAGGCTCTTAAAGTGGACTACACTCAGCTGGACATCGCCTGCAATGAGGAGAACCGCATGTGGATGAGGCAGAATGTCCCTGAGGAGAAGAAGCCCGCCAACGGCATCCCCTTGCCCCCCCAGATCTTCAATGAAGAGAGCTACTGTGGG GACTATGAAACATTCTTCGATGCTAAGGAAGACAACACTGTTTATTCCTTCCTGGGGCTGCCCCCTCCTCctgggtcaaag GAAGCACAACAAGCTGACAAGGCAGACATTGTGGAGAACGGGACCCATACTGAGGAAACTAATGCAGAAGAAAACCTTGATGACTCAACA GAGGTTCCAGTGGAGGAACGTAACGGGGATGCAGacgcagaggaggagcaggcaCAGGCAGCTGATGAGGAGGAAGGTGAGGAGGTAGCAGAAGCAGAGACTGCAGAAGATGAAGCTGCGGAAGGCGAAACAGCAGGAGACGAGGAACccgcagaggaggaggaggaggaggaggaggaggaggaggcagtgGAAGAAACAGACGAGGTCACAGAAGACACA caggCCCAtgtagaagaggaagaagaacag GAGGAAGAGGATTTGCAGTCAGAG GAGGAAGAAGAGCTACGACAGCTTGAG gaagaagaagaggctgAAGTACAAGAG caGGAGGAAGCGGCTGAGTAG
- the sh3bgr gene encoding SH3 domain-binding glutamic acid-rich protein isoform X36, translating into MVIKVFLASSSGSTAIKKKQQDVVGFLEALKVDYTQLDIACNEENRMWMRQNVPEEKKPANGIPLPPQIFNEESYCGDYETFFDAKEDNTVYSFLGLPPPPGSKQAHVEEEEEQEEEELRQLEEQDQQGSEEEEEDLEETQQEEAAE; encoded by the exons ATCAAGAAGAAGCAGCAAGATGTGGTCGGCTTCTTGGAGGCTCTTAAAGTGGACTACACTCAGCTGGACATCGCCTGCAATGAGGAGAACCGCATGTGGATGAGGCAGAATGTCCCTGAGGAGAAGAAGCCCGCCAACGGCATCCCCTTGCCCCCCCAGATCTTCAATGAAGAGAGCTACTGTGGG GACTATGAAACATTCTTCGATGCTAAGGAAGACAACACTGTTTATTCCTTCCTGGGGCTGCCCCCTCCTCctgggtcaaag caggCCCAtgtagaagaggaagaagaacag GAGGAAGAAGAGCTACGACAGCTTGAG GAGCAAGATCAACAAGGCAGTGAG gaagaagaagaagacttgGAAGAAACACAG caGGAGGAAGCGGCTGAGTAG
- the sh3bgr gene encoding SH3 domain-binding glutamic acid-rich protein isoform X27, giving the protein MVIKVFLASSSGSTAIKKKQQDVVGFLEALKVDYTQLDIACNEENRMWMRQNVPEEKKPANGIPLPPQIFNEESYCGDYETFFDAKEDNTVYSFLGLPPPPGSKEAQQADKADIVENGTHTEETNAEENLDDSTQAHVEEEEEQEEEDLQSEEEEEAEVQEQEEAAE; this is encoded by the exons ATCAAGAAGAAGCAGCAAGATGTGGTCGGCTTCTTGGAGGCTCTTAAAGTGGACTACACTCAGCTGGACATCGCCTGCAATGAGGAGAACCGCATGTGGATGAGGCAGAATGTCCCTGAGGAGAAGAAGCCCGCCAACGGCATCCCCTTGCCCCCCCAGATCTTCAATGAAGAGAGCTACTGTGGG GACTATGAAACATTCTTCGATGCTAAGGAAGACAACACTGTTTATTCCTTCCTGGGGCTGCCCCCTCCTCctgggtcaaag GAAGCACAACAAGCTGACAAGGCAGACATTGTGGAGAACGGGACCCATACTGAGGAAACTAATGCAGAAGAAAACCTTGATGACTCAACA caggCCCAtgtagaagaggaagaagaacag GAGGAAGAGGATTTGCAGTCAGAG gaagaagaagaggctgAAGTACAAGAG caGGAGGAAGCGGCTGAGTAG
- the sh3bgr gene encoding SH3 domain-binding glutamic acid-rich protein isoform X18, with translation MVIKVFLASSSGSTAIKKKQQDVVGFLEALKVDYTQLDIACNEENRMWMRQNVPEEKKPANGIPLPPQIFNEESYCGDYETFFDAKEDNTVYSFLGLPPPPGSKEAQQADKADIVENGTHTEETNAEENLDDSTEVPVEERNGDADAEEEQAQAADEEEGEEVAEAETAEDEAAEGETAGDEEPAEEEEEEEEEEEAVEETDEAHVEEEEEQEEEDLQSEQEEAAE, from the exons ATCAAGAAGAAGCAGCAAGATGTGGTCGGCTTCTTGGAGGCTCTTAAAGTGGACTACACTCAGCTGGACATCGCCTGCAATGAGGAGAACCGCATGTGGATGAGGCAGAATGTCCCTGAGGAGAAGAAGCCCGCCAACGGCATCCCCTTGCCCCCCCAGATCTTCAATGAAGAGAGCTACTGTGGG GACTATGAAACATTCTTCGATGCTAAGGAAGACAACACTGTTTATTCCTTCCTGGGGCTGCCCCCTCCTCctgggtcaaag GAAGCACAACAAGCTGACAAGGCAGACATTGTGGAGAACGGGACCCATACTGAGGAAACTAATGCAGAAGAAAACCTTGATGACTCAACA GAGGTTCCAGTGGAGGAACGTAACGGGGATGCAGacgcagaggaggagcaggcaCAGGCAGCTGATGAGGAGGAAGGTGAGGAGGTAGCAGAAGCAGAGACTGCAGAAGATGAAGCTGCGGAAGGCGAAACAGCAGGAGACGAGGAACccgcagaggaggaggaggaggaggaggaggaggaggaggcagtgGAAGAAACAGACGAG gCCCAtgtagaagaggaagaagaacag GAGGAAGAGGATTTGCAGTCAGAG caGGAGGAAGCGGCTGAGTAG
- the sh3bgr gene encoding SH3 domain-binding glutamic acid-rich protein isoform X24 encodes MVIKVFLASSSGSTAIKKKQQDVVGFLEALKVDYTQLDIACNEENRMWMRQNVPEEKKPANGIPLPPQIFNEESYCGDYETFFDAKEDNTVYSFLGLPPPPGSKEAQQADKADIVENGTHTEETNAEENLDDSTQAHVEEEEEQEEEELRQLEEQDQQGSEEEEEDLEETQQEEAAE; translated from the exons ATCAAGAAGAAGCAGCAAGATGTGGTCGGCTTCTTGGAGGCTCTTAAAGTGGACTACACTCAGCTGGACATCGCCTGCAATGAGGAGAACCGCATGTGGATGAGGCAGAATGTCCCTGAGGAGAAGAAGCCCGCCAACGGCATCCCCTTGCCCCCCCAGATCTTCAATGAAGAGAGCTACTGTGGG GACTATGAAACATTCTTCGATGCTAAGGAAGACAACACTGTTTATTCCTTCCTGGGGCTGCCCCCTCCTCctgggtcaaag GAAGCACAACAAGCTGACAAGGCAGACATTGTGGAGAACGGGACCCATACTGAGGAAACTAATGCAGAAGAAAACCTTGATGACTCAACA caggCCCAtgtagaagaggaagaagaacag GAGGAAGAAGAGCTACGACAGCTTGAG GAGCAAGATCAACAAGGCAGTGAG gaagaagaagaagacttgGAAGAAACACAG caGGAGGAAGCGGCTGAGTAG
- the sh3bgr gene encoding SH3 domain-binding glutamic acid-rich protein isoform X16 — MVIKVFLASSSGSTAIKKKQQDVVGFLEALKVDYTQLDIACNEENRMWMRQNVPEEKKPANGIPLPPQIFNEESYCGDYETFFDAKEDNTVYSFLGLPPPPGSKEAQQADKADIVENGTHTEETNAEENLDDSTEVPVEERNGDADAEEEQAQAADEEEGEEVAEAETAEDEAAEGETAGDEEPAEEEEEEEEEEEAVEETDEVTEDTQAHVEEEEEQEEEDLQSEQEEAAE, encoded by the exons ATCAAGAAGAAGCAGCAAGATGTGGTCGGCTTCTTGGAGGCTCTTAAAGTGGACTACACTCAGCTGGACATCGCCTGCAATGAGGAGAACCGCATGTGGATGAGGCAGAATGTCCCTGAGGAGAAGAAGCCCGCCAACGGCATCCCCTTGCCCCCCCAGATCTTCAATGAAGAGAGCTACTGTGGG GACTATGAAACATTCTTCGATGCTAAGGAAGACAACACTGTTTATTCCTTCCTGGGGCTGCCCCCTCCTCctgggtcaaag GAAGCACAACAAGCTGACAAGGCAGACATTGTGGAGAACGGGACCCATACTGAGGAAACTAATGCAGAAGAAAACCTTGATGACTCAACA GAGGTTCCAGTGGAGGAACGTAACGGGGATGCAGacgcagaggaggagcaggcaCAGGCAGCTGATGAGGAGGAAGGTGAGGAGGTAGCAGAAGCAGAGACTGCAGAAGATGAAGCTGCGGAAGGCGAAACAGCAGGAGACGAGGAACccgcagaggaggaggaggaggaggaggaggaggaggaggcagtgGAAGAAACAGACGAGGTCACAGAAGACACA caggCCCAtgtagaagaggaagaagaacag GAGGAAGAGGATTTGCAGTCAGAG caGGAGGAAGCGGCTGAGTAG
- the sh3bgr gene encoding SH3 domain-binding glutamic acid-rich protein isoform X5: protein MVIKVFLASSSGSTAIKKKQQDVVGFLEALKVDYTQLDIACNEENRMWMRQNVPEEKKPANGIPLPPQIFNEESYCGDYETFFDAKEDNTVYSFLGLPPPPGSKEAQQADKADIVENGTHTEETNAEENLDDSTEVPVEERNGDADAEEEQAQAADEEEGEEVAEAETAEDEAAEGETAGDEEPAEEEEEEEEEEEAVEETDEVTEDTQAHVEEEEEQEEEDLQSEEEEELRQLEEQDQQGSEEEEEAEVQEQEEAAE, encoded by the exons ATCAAGAAGAAGCAGCAAGATGTGGTCGGCTTCTTGGAGGCTCTTAAAGTGGACTACACTCAGCTGGACATCGCCTGCAATGAGGAGAACCGCATGTGGATGAGGCAGAATGTCCCTGAGGAGAAGAAGCCCGCCAACGGCATCCCCTTGCCCCCCCAGATCTTCAATGAAGAGAGCTACTGTGGG GACTATGAAACATTCTTCGATGCTAAGGAAGACAACACTGTTTATTCCTTCCTGGGGCTGCCCCCTCCTCctgggtcaaag GAAGCACAACAAGCTGACAAGGCAGACATTGTGGAGAACGGGACCCATACTGAGGAAACTAATGCAGAAGAAAACCTTGATGACTCAACA GAGGTTCCAGTGGAGGAACGTAACGGGGATGCAGacgcagaggaggagcaggcaCAGGCAGCTGATGAGGAGGAAGGTGAGGAGGTAGCAGAAGCAGAGACTGCAGAAGATGAAGCTGCGGAAGGCGAAACAGCAGGAGACGAGGAACccgcagaggaggaggaggaggaggaggaggaggaggaggcagtgGAAGAAACAGACGAGGTCACAGAAGACACA caggCCCAtgtagaagaggaagaagaacag GAGGAAGAGGATTTGCAGTCAGAG GAGGAAGAAGAGCTACGACAGCTTGAG GAGCAAGATCAACAAGGCAGTGAG gaagaagaagaggctgAAGTACAAGAG caGGAGGAAGCGGCTGAGTAG
- the sh3bgr gene encoding SH3 domain-binding glutamic acid-rich protein isoform X2 — protein MVIKVFLASSSGSTAIKKKQQDVVGFLEALKVDYTQLDIACNEENRMWMRQNVPEEKKPANGIPLPPQIFNEESYCGDYETFFDAKEDNTVYSFLGLPPPPGSKEAQQADKADIVENGTHTEETNAEENLDDSTEVPVEERNGDADAEEEQAQAADEEEGEEVAEAETAEDEAAEGETAGDEEPAEEEEEEEEEEEAVEETDEVTEDTAHVEEEEEQEEEDLQSEEEEELRQLEEQDQQGSEEEEEAEVQEEEEEDLEETQQEEAAE, from the exons ATCAAGAAGAAGCAGCAAGATGTGGTCGGCTTCTTGGAGGCTCTTAAAGTGGACTACACTCAGCTGGACATCGCCTGCAATGAGGAGAACCGCATGTGGATGAGGCAGAATGTCCCTGAGGAGAAGAAGCCCGCCAACGGCATCCCCTTGCCCCCCCAGATCTTCAATGAAGAGAGCTACTGTGGG GACTATGAAACATTCTTCGATGCTAAGGAAGACAACACTGTTTATTCCTTCCTGGGGCTGCCCCCTCCTCctgggtcaaag GAAGCACAACAAGCTGACAAGGCAGACATTGTGGAGAACGGGACCCATACTGAGGAAACTAATGCAGAAGAAAACCTTGATGACTCAACA GAGGTTCCAGTGGAGGAACGTAACGGGGATGCAGacgcagaggaggagcaggcaCAGGCAGCTGATGAGGAGGAAGGTGAGGAGGTAGCAGAAGCAGAGACTGCAGAAGATGAAGCTGCGGAAGGCGAAACAGCAGGAGACGAGGAACccgcagaggaggaggaggaggaggaggaggaggaggaggcagtgGAAGAAACAGACGAGGTCACAGAAGACACA gCCCAtgtagaagaggaagaagaacag GAGGAAGAGGATTTGCAGTCAGAG GAGGAAGAAGAGCTACGACAGCTTGAG GAGCAAGATCAACAAGGCAGTGAG gaagaagaagaggctgAAGTACAAGAG gaagaagaagaagacttgGAAGAAACACAG caGGAGGAAGCGGCTGAGTAG
- the sh3bgr gene encoding SH3 domain-binding glutamic acid-rich protein isoform X7 encodes MVIKVFLASSSGSTAIKKKQQDVVGFLEALKVDYTQLDIACNEENRMWMRQNVPEEKKPANGIPLPPQIFNEESYCGDYETFFDAKEDNTVYSFLGLPPPPGSKEAQQADKADIVENGTHTEETNAEENLDDSTEVPVEERNGDADAEEEQAQAADEEEGEEVAEAETAEDEAAEGETAGDEEPAEEEEEEEEEEEAVEETDEVTEDTQAHVEEEEEQEEEELRQLEEQDQQGSEEEEEDLEETQQEEAAE; translated from the exons ATCAAGAAGAAGCAGCAAGATGTGGTCGGCTTCTTGGAGGCTCTTAAAGTGGACTACACTCAGCTGGACATCGCCTGCAATGAGGAGAACCGCATGTGGATGAGGCAGAATGTCCCTGAGGAGAAGAAGCCCGCCAACGGCATCCCCTTGCCCCCCCAGATCTTCAATGAAGAGAGCTACTGTGGG GACTATGAAACATTCTTCGATGCTAAGGAAGACAACACTGTTTATTCCTTCCTGGGGCTGCCCCCTCCTCctgggtcaaag GAAGCACAACAAGCTGACAAGGCAGACATTGTGGAGAACGGGACCCATACTGAGGAAACTAATGCAGAAGAAAACCTTGATGACTCAACA GAGGTTCCAGTGGAGGAACGTAACGGGGATGCAGacgcagaggaggagcaggcaCAGGCAGCTGATGAGGAGGAAGGTGAGGAGGTAGCAGAAGCAGAGACTGCAGAAGATGAAGCTGCGGAAGGCGAAACAGCAGGAGACGAGGAACccgcagaggaggaggaggaggaggaggaggaggaggaggcagtgGAAGAAACAGACGAGGTCACAGAAGACACA caggCCCAtgtagaagaggaagaagaacag GAGGAAGAAGAGCTACGACAGCTTGAG GAGCAAGATCAACAAGGCAGTGAG gaagaagaagaagacttgGAAGAAACACAG caGGAGGAAGCGGCTGAGTAG